A DNA window from Eremothecium cymbalariae DBVPG#7215 chromosome 3, complete sequence contains the following coding sequences:
- the MDH1 gene encoding malate dehydrogenase MDH1 (similar to Ashbya gossypii ADR152C) produces MIYRIGRRAFSSSACSAYKVTVLGAGGGIGQPLSLLLKLNNRVKDLRLYDLRGAKGVAADLSHIPTNSKVSGYSPEDADGLRNALDNADVVLIPAGVPRKPGMTRDDLFAINAGIVRDLASAIGDYSPKASVLVISNPVNSTVPIVAEVLKSKNVYNPKKLFGVTTLDVIRASRFISELQGTDPTQEYVPVIGGHSGITIIPLISQTQHKIPKENQDALIHRIQFGGDEVVQAKNGAGSATLSMAQAGAKFANSVLAGLNGEKDVVEPAFVESPLFKREGIEFFSSPVTLGPNGIETIHSIGQISSEEEQMLDKCKETLKKNIEKGVQFVNTK; encoded by the coding sequence ATGATATATAGGATTGGTCGTCGGGCGTTTTCATCGTCTGCGTGCAGTGCATACAAGGTTACAGTTTTAGGCgctggtggtggtattgGGCAGCCTTTGTCGTTATTGTTGAAGCTTAACAATAGGGTTAAAGATTTGAGGTTGTATGACTTAAGGGGAGCTAAGGGCGTTGCGGCTGATTTGTCACATATTCCTACTAATTCCAAGGTTAGTGGGTATTCACCAGAGGATGCGGATGGGTTGAGGAACGCTTTGGATAATGCTGATGTTGTTTTGATTCCTGCCGGGGTTCCAAGAAAACCGGGTATGACTAGGGATGATTTGTTTGCAATCAATGCGGGAATTGTGCGTGATTTGGCGAGTGCAATTGGAGATTATTCTCCTAAGGCGTCGGTTCTAGTCATATCTAATCCTGTAAACTCCACCGTTCCTATTGTAGCGGAGGTGTTGAAATCCAAGAATGTCTACAATCCCAAAAAGTTGTTTGGGGTCACAACCTTGGATGTTATTAGAGCTTCGAGGTTCATCTCTGAGTTGCAGGGCACGGACCCAACTCAGGAGTATGTTCCTGTTATTGGTGGCCACTCCGGTATCACGATTATTCCGTTGATCTCGCAAACTCAGCATAAAATTCCTAAAGAGAACCAGGATGCTTTGATCCACAGAATCCAGTTCGGAGGTGATGAGGTTGTTCAGGCTAAGAATGGCGCAGGTTCCGCTACGTTGTCCATGGCACAAGCTGGTGCTAAATTCGCTAATTCCGTGCTTGCGGGTCTCAATGGCGAGAAGGATGTTGTAGAGCCAGCCTTTGTCGAATCTCCTTTGTTTAAGAGGGAAGGCATCGAGTTCTTCTCGTCTCCTGTTACGTTAGGTCCAAATGGTATTGAAACGATCCACTCGATTGGCCAAATCTCCTCTGAAGAGGAGCAGATGTTAGATAAATGTAAGGAAACTCTAAAGAAAAACATCGAGAAGGGCGTTCAATTTGTTAACACTAAATGA
- the GPA1 gene encoding guanine nucleotide-binding protein subunit alpha (similar to Ashbya gossypii ADR153C): protein MGCSFSCSINGDLPEDENDPFLLDRKANDAIEQNLNLEKQKGKNETKLLLLGAGESGKSTVLKQLKLLHQGGFTHEERQRYSQVIWADAIQSMKILIIQARKLGVPLDCDNPEKNRRLFECKRLILQAKALDHIDASVAGGPEFLNDYVLKYSERSENKRRVQSTGRAEAFNPDVPEASQDKGIDLQEVSMGLNEQNGDSDSSGLFMKPQTTQQSSVKHVSNEQIAHAIRQLWDHDKGIRQCFARSNEFQLEGSAAYYFDNIEKFAQPHYVSTDDDILKGRIKTTGITETQFTIGSNKFNVLDAGGQRSERKKWIHCFQDITAVLFVLAVSEYDQMLFEDERVNRMHEAIMLFDSLLNSKWFYNTPFILFLNKVDIFEDKIKRSPIRQTFPDYPGRVGDAETGLKYFERIFLSLNRSKKPIYVHRTCATDTRSMKFVLSAVTDLIVQQNLKKSGFL from the coding sequence ATGGGTTGCTCATTCAGTTGCTCAATTAATGGTGATTTGCCGGAGGATGAAAACGATCCATTTCTGCTAGACAGAAAGGCCAATGATGCAATCGAGCAGAATCTTAATTTGGAGAAGCAAAAGGGTAAGAATGAAACCAAGCTGTTGTTGCTTGGTGCGGGTGAGTCTGGTAAGTCTACGGTTCTAAAGcaattaaaattattgCACCAAGGAGGGTTTACTCATGAGGAAAGACAGCGGTATAGTCAAGTGATTTGGGCAGATGCTATACAGTCCATGAAGATATTAATTATTCAAGCCAGAAAGTTAGGGGTTCCGTTAGATTGTGATAATCCCGAGAAGAATAGGCGGTTATTTGAATGCAAGAGGCTAATACTTCAGGCGAAGGCATTGGATCACATCGATGCCAGTGTAGCTGGTGGGCCTGAATTTCTGAATGACTATGTGTTGAAGTATTCTGAGCGTAGTGAGAACAAGCGTCGTGTGCAGAGTACTGGGAGGGCAGAAGCATTTAATCCGGATGTTCCTGAAGCGAGCCAAGATAAAGGTATTGACTTACAAGAGGTATCGATGGGACTAAATGAGCAAAACGGAGACAGCGATTCTTCGGGTTTGTTTATGAAACCCCAAACCACACAACAAAGTTCTGTTAAACATGTTTCAAACGAACAGATAGCCCATGCGATTAGGCAACTATGGGACCACGACAAGGGCATAAGACAGTGTTTTGCTCGTTCCAATGAGTTCCAACTTGAGGGCTCCGCCGCTTATTATTTCGACAACATCGAAAAATTCGCCCAGCCTCACTACGTCAGCACAGATGACGACATCTTAAAAGGCCGTATCAAAACAACAGGAATCACAGAGACACAATTCACAATTGGATCAAACAAATTCAACGTATTAGATGCAGGCGGGCAGCGAtctgaaagaaaaaaatggatCCATTGTTTTCAAGACATCACGGCCGTCCTATTCGTGCTTGCCGTGAGCGAATATGACCAAATGCTGTTCGAAGATGAACGTGTGAATCGTATGCATGAAGCTATTATGCTCTTTGACTCATTATTGAATTCAAAGTGGTTCTACAACACCCCTTTTATCCTGTTCCTGAATAAAGTCGACATATTTGAggataaaataaaacgCTCTCCGATCAGGCAAACTTTCCCCGACTATCCAGGGAGAGTAGGCGACGCTGAAACTGGTTTGAAGTACTTCGAACGTATATTCCTCTCCCTAAACCGTAGCAAGAAACCCATCTATGTCCATAGAACATGTGCCACTGACACCCGTTCAATGAAGTTCGTGCTGAGCGCTGTCACCGACCTCATCGTACAACAGAACCTCAAGAAAAGCGGTTTCTTGTGA
- a CDS encoding uncharacterized protein (no homolog in Ashbya gossypii) produces the protein MASTINTSIVNNTIKDATVSQGYYSVSRGTLLSRDAYADKDTVNNENSLNQEESEATVANVRISKHGRHRFRRWLSKIYYREDNKVQDDKFDEDLDPDFGNNVGSSAIATAGTTAGMDDGEFDLGVSAKIGGISSSSFPHTTIKLAKLSQLSSDTGSDTQVDQPTTLDLEDSGSLKLRPSKKFHTLKDWIHKTLRRKRNTLQTIHYQNGMVISDISFDSERQCPKKTPIPKSLSPFRSKSTPPTPALALGISSSAQPGITMSDTATEIESEFEESDSDTEREIKGQRIQRLMALDTHRVPSQRTNIASFNSIGHLGDIAIMDDEEEDGDMYIKLKDIGLSPTNDFYRELYAICNI, from the coding sequence ATGGCAAGTACCATTAACACTAGTATTGTCAACAATACGATCAAGGATGCAACAGTTTCTCAAGGTTACTATAGTGTTTCTAGGGGGACTTTGCTAAGTCGTGATGCATACGCGGACAAAGATACAGTCAATAATGAGAACTCGCTGAACCAGGAAGAAAGCGAAGCGACAGTGGCCAATGTGAGGATTTCCAAGCATGGCCGCCATCGATTTAGAAGGTGGTTGAGCAAAATATACTACAGAGAAGATAATAAGGTACAAGATGATAAATTTGATGAGGATTTGGATCCAGATTTCGGTAATAACGTAGGGTCCAGTGCGATAGCGACAGCGGGGACGACAGCGGGAATGGATGACGGAGAATTCGACCTTGGCGTTAGTGCTAAAATAGGTGGTATAAGTAGTAGCAGTTTCCCGCATACAACCATAAAACTCGCCAAACTCTCCCAATTATCCTCAGACACAGGCTCTGATACACAAGTAGATCAACCTACTACATTAGATTTGGAGGATTCTGGAAGCCTAAAATTAAGGCCttccaaaaaattccaTACTTTAAAGGATTGGATTCACAAGACATTGAGAAGGAAACGCAACACGCTGCAAACAATTCATTATCAAAATGGAATGGTTATATCAGATATAAGTTTCGACTCTGAGAGGCAGTGTCCAAAGAAAACTCCAATTCCAAAGAGTTTGAGTCCATTCAGGAGTAAGAGTACCCCTCCAACCCCTGCTCTGGCCCTCGGAATTTCCTCATCGGCACAACCGGGCATCACTATGTCTGATACGGCGACAGAAATAGAATCAgagtttgaagaatcaGATTCAGATACAGAAAGAGAAATCAAAGGACAACGCATACAGAGACTAATGGCACTGGATACACATCGAGTGCCTAGTCAAAGAACAAATATTGCTAGCTTCAATAGCATTGGTCATCTTGGCGATATCGCCATTAtggatgatgaggaagaagatggcGACATGTACATTAAATTAAAGGATATTGGGCTCTCACCTACTAACGACTTTTACCGTGAACTATACGCAATCTgtaatatttaa
- the SRX1 gene encoding sulfiredoxin (similar to Ashbya gossypii ADR152C-A): protein MSIQTRGLAKIEYIPLSHIRRPIAPVLDSTKIDAMVSTVKGVPMASATCTLGEAVAMNGELPAIDVMHVREDGKDYYFAFGGCHRFQAYDRLSSERQEDTLVRCKIVPTTRKQLRVYVGASLDDMF from the coding sequence ATGTCTATACAGACTAGAGGCCTAGCCAAAATCGAGTACATCCCATTGTCGCACATCAGGAGACCAATTGCTCCGGTGCTGGACTCTACAAAAATAGATGCTATGGTGTCAACTGTGAAGGGCGTCCCAATGGCTAGCGCCACATGTACGCTCGGGGAAGCTGTGGCTATGAATGGTGAGTTACCTGCAATTGACGTGATGCATGTGAGGGAAGATGGTAAGGACTACTATTTTGCCTTCGGAGGGTGCCACCGTTTCCAGGCTTACGACCGACTAAGCAGCGAACGACAAGAAGACACTCTTGTTCGGTGTAAGATTGTGCCGACAACCAGGAAGCAGCTTAGGGTGTATGTAGGAGCTAGCCTCGACGATATGTTTTAA
- the CYT2 gene encoding cytochrome c1 heme lyase CYT2 (similar to Ashbya gossypii ADR154W), translating to MVKKNASLVTEEVECSSDKLLTRPEYSVDVNLPTEREVSSIPRTGTTHNWVYPSEKQFYEAMLRKNWDPEVQDMKAVIPIHNTVNERVWSYIKSWEKDQGGDACGGIKLTSFKGNSKQLTPRAWFRSTILGLSKPFDRHDWKINRCGLEVDYVIDFYSEENEKLGGPQIYLDVRPKLNSFEGMKLRLMKSFGL from the coding sequence ATGGTTAAAAAAAATGCGAGTTTGGTtactgaagaagttgaatgTTCTTCTGATAAGCTTCTGACTAGGCCGGAATACAGCGTTGATGTAAATTTGCCTACGGAAAGAGAAGTCTCTTCTATTCCCAGAACAGGAACGACACATAATTGGGTTTATCCTTCTGAGAAACAATTTTATGAGGCCATGCTGCGTAAAAACTGGGACCCAGAAGTACAGGATATGAAAGCTGTGATTCCAATCCATAACACGGTTAACGAACGTGTTTGGAGCTACATAAAGTCGTGGGAGAAAGATCAAGGTGGTGATGCATGTGGTGGAATCAAACTAACTAGTTTTAAGGGCAACTCTAAACAGCTAACACCTAGAGCATGGTTCAGAAGCACAATTCTTGGTCTATCTAAGCCTTTTGATAGACACGATTGGAAGATTAACAGGTGCGGGCTTGAAGTGGACTATGTAATTGATTTTTACTCTGaggaaaatgaaaagttgGGCGGGCCacaaatatatttagacGTAAGACCAAAGCTTAACAGCTTCGAAGGCATGAAACTGAGGTTAATGAAATCCTTTGGACTATGA
- the HOT13 gene encoding Hot13p (similar to Saccharomyces cerevisiae YKL084W HOT13), with protein MLKEVTIKGRLIDAESRCVHWNSRLDIIALKLKCCESFYACYSCHQELTHKDHATHKYNINKSPMEHVILCGVCKNTMTFQKYTSRSFGEADQEGISTQNQPFCCPFCNSPFNPGCKLHYDLYFDFDHRDHRDCEN; from the coding sequence ATGCTAAAAGAAGTCACCATCAAGGGTAGGTTGATAGACGCTGAATCTAGATGTGTTCATTGGAATTCAAGATTGGACATCATTGCGTTAAAGCTTAAGTGTTGTGAATCGTTTTATGCTTGCTACTCCTGTCACCAGGAACTAACTCATAAAGATCATGCTACACACAAGTATAACATAAATAAGTCACCTATGGAACATGTGATTTTATGTGGTGTATGTAAAAATACGATGACCTTCCAGAAGTACACCTCTAGATCGTTTGGAGAGGCTGATCAAGAAGGTATTTCAACCCAAAATCAGCCTTTTTGTTGCCCCTTTTGTAACTCACCGTTCAACCCAGGATGTAAATTACATTACGATCtttattttgattttgatcaCCGTGATCACCGTGATTGCGAGAACTAA
- the TIM10 gene encoding protein transporter TIM10 (similar to Ashbya gossypii ADR155C): MFGIGQPQASSQQKIAAAEAELDLVTDMFNKLVDNCHKKCIQVQYNEGELNKNESNCLDRCVAKYFETNVQVGENMQKLGQTFAPGKF, translated from the coding sequence ATGTTTGGTATTGGCCAACCTCAAGCCTCTTCTCAACAGaaaattgctgctgcagaaGCAGAATTGGATCTAGTCACTGACATGTTCAACAAGTTGGTTGATAACTGTCATAAAAAATGTATTCAAGTCCAATACAACGAAGGTGAGTTGAATAAAAATGAGTCTAATTGTTTAGATAGATGTGTTGCTAAGTACTTTGAAACTAATGTTCAAGTGGGAGAAAACATGCAAAAGCTAGGCCAAACTTTTGCCCCAGGTAAGTTTTAA